The Gehongia tenuis sequence CCAGCGCATGAAGGTCACCGGTCACAACGAAATATCCCATCTCAGTGAATCCTTTAATCAGATGAGCGAACGGATTGAGACCATGGAGAAGCTCCGCAATGAGTTTGTTTCAAGTGCATCCCATGAGCTCAAAACGCCGCTGGCGTCCATGAAGATTTTGGTGGAGTCCATCATTCACCAGGGCATCACCGATCCGGAGATGGTTAAGGAATTTCTGGGCGATGTGGATCTTGAGATTGACCGGCTGAACAACATCATCAACGATCTTCTGACTTTGGTGCAGGTGGACAAGCAGAGCCTGGTGCTCCATAAATCGGCATTTCCGATGCAGGAGCTCATCATCCGCACCATGAAGGTGCTCAATCCCATTGCCGAACAAAAGAAGATCCAGCTCGCCTTCGATATCCGCGAGGGCGTGTATGTGGACGGCGATATGGCCAAGCTTCAGCAGGTTTTGATGAACCTGGTGGACAACGCCCTCAAGTATACGCCCGAAGGCGGCCAGGTGGTGGTTACCCTGCTTAGAAAGGACAATTATGCCCGCATCCTGGTAGCGGACACGGGCATCGGCATCCCGGAAGCGGATCTGCCCCATATCTTTGAACGCTTCTATCGGGTGGATAAGGCAAGGTCCCGCTCCACCGGCGGAACGGGCCTTGGGCTTGCCATCGTAAGGCAGATTGTGGAGATGCACGACGGCACCATCACCGTGTCCTCCAAGGAAGGGGAGGGCTCCCTGATCACGGTGGATCTTCCCAGCGTGGAGCCGCCGGAAAAATTGCAGCAAGAGGAGGTTCAGCCATGAAGGGAAGATGGGTAAGGCTGACGGCCGCCATGGTTGTTTTAACCCTCATGATGAGCGGCTGTTCCCTGTTTTCAGGATCGCTCATTCAAGAGGAGGTTCCCGGGCCTTCCGAAAGCCCGGCGGCGGATATTGCGCCGGATGTGGGGGAGAGCCAGAAGGAAGTCCAGGGTGCAACCCTCTACTTCCGTTTTCTGGACGAACCCTATTTGACGGCGGAAACCCGAAAGATTCAGGTGGCCGCCAACGAGAGAACGGAAGCGGGCATCGTCAAGGAGCTCATCCGGGGCCCCTCTCAGGTGGAACTCAGATCCCTGTTCAACGGCGACACGAAGGTGGTCAGTGTTTCGGAGAGCAACGGTTATCTTTTTGTGACGCTGAGCCGGGAGTTCCTCGACCCTGCCGATGCCTTGGGGGATCTGCCCGACAACTGGGCGGAGGACCCCAAGACCGTGGAGCAGGTCAACGAATACAAACGGCTGGCCATCTATTCCATCATCAACTCCTTAACGGAGCTGGGCAATTTCAGCGGCGTTCAGATTCTGATTGACGTGGAGAATACGGGCAAGGGCGAACGGGTGCGCAGAAGCCTCCTCGGCTTTCAGGACGGAACGAACGATGACCAGCTGATGGAGCCCATGTACCGTCAAAACGACGTCATTCTGACGCCCAGAACCACCATGAGCATTGCGCTGGACTGCTTCAGCAAAAAGAGCTGGGACCGGCTTTATAAGTATGTGGCTTCCAAGGACGAGCAGGGTGTGAGCCGGCCCACCCTGGAGGAGGTCACGAACAACCTGTCCGTGCAGGACCCCACGCTGGAATCCTACACCGTGGTTCATGAGAGCGTATCGCTGGATGGTCAGACGGCAGTGGTGTGCGTCAATGTGAAAATCCGTTACAGCGATGGAATCATCGCGGAAAAGCAGAATGTTCCGCTGCGCATGCGGCGGGAAAATCAGATTTGGAAGATCAACTATTCGGCTTTGAGCTCGGTGCTGAGCAAGCAGCCGTGAGGATAAAGTCATGAGAAGAATGATAGCAGGAGCGCTCGGCGTTCTCATGTTGGCTCTGGCCCTTGCGGGCTGCGCCGACTCCCGTGAAAATATCGATCAAACGGGCAACGTCCCGGCGCCCAGCGCCCAGGCCCATGTTTTTGGCAGCAGCGAGAATTGGCTTTCCCGCAGCGTATCCCTGTATTTTTACAATCAGGACCGGACCAATTTGGTGTCGGTGGTCCGCGAGGTCCAGTACTCGGAGAGCAAGAGCCTGGCCGAAGCGGCGGTGGAGTGGCTTCTGGGCGGGCCCGAATATCAGCCGGAGATCCAGCCCAGTCCCTCAGCTACGGCCGCCGCCGATCAGGGTGTGGTGGATTCAGGTTTTCTTGCGGTGGTGCCGGAGGATGTGAAGCTTCTTGGTATCGAACAGTCGGAAAACGTGGTGCTGGTCAACCTCAATAGCGCCTTCAAGAATCTTTCGCCGAAGGAACAATTTGCAGCCCGGCTTGCCATCACCAACACGCTCACCGTATCTTCCGAGGAGATCCAGTGGGTGGGCATCTTTGTGGAGGGCGTGCTCTATGAGGGGGATGCCGTGGAGCCCATGGGGCTCATGTCCAAGACCAACCGCACGCTGGAGGAGGCGTGGCGGGAGCATTCGATGGAGGTGGAGGAGCAGCAGGAGATGCTGTCGACGGAGCGGACCTACACCCGGCAGGTGACGCTTCCACTCTTTTTCAAGGATATTAACGGCGCCTATCTTTTGATCGAACCCCGAAGCGTGCAGTTGACCAACAACCGGGTGGAAAACGTGAAAATCGTCATCTCTGAGCTGCGCAAAGGGCCCATCGATCCCACCCGCATGACTTCGGTGCTGCCCTCCCAGCTGACGCTCCTTGGTGCGCCCACCTTTGGTGAGGGGGAAAATGTTACGCAGGTGACCCTCAATTTCTCCTCCCATTTCAATACGGTGGTGCAGGGAACATCCTCCTCCGACGCTCTGGTGCTGGGTTCGGTGGTGGAGAGCCTGTGCGCCTGCTTTCCCGATCTCAATGCCATCGCCATTCAGGTTGAGGGCAAACCTATTGCGTCCATTCCGGAGAAGAATTTTACCGAAGGCTTGATGGAGAAGACCGACTTCAGCGGACTTGTGGGCGATACGGTGCTGCTGTATTTCGCGCATCCCAGCATGAATTCGCTGGTGCCCGTCACCCGGGCCATGTCCCAAACGGGTATGCGCTATATGATTCAAAGACTGGAGCAGATCATGCTGGGGCCCCTTCAGGGTGAAAGCGCGGAGGCCACGCCCATTTTCCAGGAGGGCGAAACGGAGGCTATCTTCGAGAGTGTGACGGTGGAGGGCGATTTAGCCTTGGTGAATCTTTCGGACAGCTTTTATGAGGAGTGTCAAAGTCTGAGCGAGGTTCAGGAGCGGATGCTGGTCTATTCCATTGTCAACACTTTAACCGAGATGCCCACCATCCGGCGGGTGCAGTTCTTTAGAGCCGGACAGTCCATCGATAAGCTGAGCGGCTATCTGTACATGACCACGCCGTTCATGCGGAATCCCGGCATCATCAAGGAGGGCAGTTAGATGAGATTTACAGTGCTTGGCAAATACGGTCCCTATCCTCCGGAAGACGGCGCGACCAGCGGATATCTCCTTGAATGTGCCGATTTGAAGATCCTTCTGGACTGCGGCAGCGGTACGGCGGCACGGCTTCAGCGGCTTACGGCCCTTGAGGAGCTGGATGCCGTGGTGATTTCCCACCTCCATCAGGATCACATAAGCGATCTCGGCGTTTTGAACTACGCTATGCAGATGCTCACGAAAAAGGGGCTGCGGCAGGGAAAGCTTCCGGTGTATCTTCCGGGAGCGCCGGCAGATGTTTTGGCCATGATTGAGGGATTCGATCATATGCGGGTGGGCGTCTATGCAAATAGGCTCGATTTTACTGGGCTTAGTCTGACCTTTCATCCGGTGCGGCATCCTGTGCCCTGCTATGCCATGCTCCTCCATGGGGAGGGGAGAACGCTTTTTTATTCCGGGGACACCGCCTATTTTGAAGGGCTCATGGAGCTTGTCCAAGGTGCAAACTGCGCGCTGATGGACGCCTGTTTTTTGGGCGAGCATCCGGAAGGCCCCCACCTTTCCGCCCACCAGGCTGCCATGGTGGCCCGGCAGGCCGGCATCGAGCAGCTTTATTTGACCCACATGCCGCCATACGCCGATGAGGCGGCGTACCGAAGGGAAGCGGGTGAGGTTTTCCCGGGAGCCCAAGTGGTGCGGGAGATGGAGAGTTACACAGTATAGATCGATATGATGGGTGAGGGGTATGCGCTTTTTTAACAACCGGCCGTTTGTGGCGCCTGCGCTGATATTTGCTGCAGGCGTGGGTCTTGGCGCCTGCCTGAAATGGCCGGTTCTGGCGATCCTCGGCGCGGCTGCCGCTTTTTTTGCCCTCGCCCTTCTTTTTCGCAAGTGGGAGGTGCCCTTCCGTGCCTGCCTGCTTCTTTTTTTCCTTGCGGCGGGTCTCTTCTGCTGTCGTACGGCATTTTTGCCCTTCGAACTGGAACGCAGCTACCTGGACGGCTCCGTTCGCGAGTTCTCCGGCATCGTTTCGGAGCTTCCCGTGGAAAACGACGATGGTTCGGTCCGGCTGATCTTGAAGGATGTGCGGGTGCGGGTGAAAGGGGAATGGCTTTCCGATCCCAAACGCTGTGCGCTCACCCTCTATGGCCGGGACGATGGCCCGGTGAGTCTTTCCCCCGTCTATGGGCAGACCCTTCGGGGCTGGGCTCGGCTGAACCCCATTGAGGAACCCACCAATCCCGGCGCATACAACTACAAAAATTATTGGGCCTACAAAAACGTGGCCTCCACGGGGTGGACCACGGACACTTTGGTCATGCTTGGAAGCACGGATTCGGGCCTGGATTCCTACGGCTGGATTCTGGGTCTCAAGGAGAAACTCGGCCGTTCCATTGAAGGCTACCTTGGCAAAAGCGATGGCGCCGCCCTTTTGACCAGCGTGCTTCTGGGGGATCGAAGCGATCTTCCCGATGAGGTGAGCGAGAATTTTCAAATCATGGGCGTCTCCCATCTCCTCGCTATATCCGGTTTGCATGTAGGCATTCTGGCCATGGCGCTCACCGCCTTTTTGAGGCGGCTTAAGCTCAACTATAAATGGCGCTTTCCCATCATTGTGATCTTTCTTTCGGTTTATTCACTGATGACGGGCCTGTCGCCCTCCATTGTCCGCGCATCCCTCATGATGGTTTTTTATCTTGCCGGGGAGGCCTTGGGCCAGCGCGCCGACCGCATCACCGGCCTTGCGCTGTCCATGCTGGTCATTCTCATCATTTCACCCTTATCGCTCTTTCAAGCGGGTTTTCAACTGTCCTATGCGGCGGTTGCCGGTATTTTGCTGCTCAGCCAGCGCTTTACCGAGGGGCCTCTCCGGAGGCTGCCGAGGTCTCTTAGGGAAATCACGGCGGTCAACCTGTCCGCCCAGTTGGCAACGCTGCCCCTCATGGCCTGGTATTTTGGCAGGATATCCATTCTCTCCTTCTTTGTAAACCTGATCATCGTACCTATCTTTGGCGTGTTCATTGTCGTGGGGCTGGTGGCGACCTTGCTTGGACTTATCACGCCCTATCTCGCCGTGCCCTTTGGCTGGTTCCTCCATTTCGGCTTTGAGGGAATCATCGGCCTCACCCGGCTCACCGCATCGGTGCCCTACACGACGCTGATTCTGGCAAGACCAAGCGTCCTGACTTCGGTCGGCTTTGGCGCGTTTATCCTCTTTGTTTCCGCGCCCTTCTTTGTGCGGCCGGGGAGCCGGAAAATCCTGCTTACGCTGTGCTGTGTGGTCATGGCGGCGGGGCTCATTGTACAAACGGCGGAGCACAGCCAGCCGAGGATCGTATTTCTGGATGTGGGCCAGGGCGACAGCATCTTTGTCAAAACGGAGGAAGGGGCCTATCTTATCGATGGCGGCGGAGATCTGGAGGAGACTTGGGATCCCGGCAGGAGTGTGATTCTGCCCTTTTTAAGGCAGGAGGGAGCACTTCATCTCAAAGGCATGGTGGTCAGTCATCCCGATGCGGATCATGTGGGCGGGCTTTTGACCGTGCTGCAAAACACCAAGGTGGACGCCATCTACTGCTCCGAAGGACTGGAGGGACTGGGTGACGTGCCCTTTCGAAGACTTTTGGAGGAAGCGGAGCGGCGGGATATACCCGTTTTGGAAGTGGGCGCGGGCGATGAGCTCGGCCCCTTCAAGGTGTTGGGTCCCGCGGCGGACATGGAGGGCGGCGCCAACGATCTGTCCATGGTGCTCGCTCTCGAGCTGGACGGACTGCGCTTTTTAACCGCCGGTGATTTGGAGGCGGAAGGGGAGGAAAAGCTGCAAAATGTCATCGGTGAGGCGGATCTTATCAAGGTGTCCCATCACGGAAGCGCCACCTCCACCACGGAGGGCTGGCTGGATGCCGCAAAACCAGAGGCGGCGGTTATCTCCGTGGGCCGGAACAATCTGTACCGCCATCCAAACAGCGATGTTTTGGAGCGGCTCACGGATCATGATATCGAAATTTTCCGCACCGATCTGGACGGCGCGGTAATTGTGCATAAAGAGAATGAACTTTGGAAAATGACAGGCTATGCCAGCGGCAGGGCCTTCAATATGGCGAGGTGAGAACATGAATTATCAAGGATTCTTTGATCAGATTCGAAAGGATATCGTGGGCAGCTTATATGTGTTTCATGGCGAGGAGGAATACATCAAGGAGCGGGCGCTGGAAAAGCTGGTGAACGCCCTGACCGATCCCGCCACCCGTACGGTCAACTATGACGTTTTGGAGGAGGAGAAGGACGGCGGCCGCATCCGGGCGGCAGCGGAAACGCTGCCCTTCATGGCGGAGCGGCGGCTGGTGGTGGTGAAGGACAGCCCCCTCCTTCACGAAGGCAGGGATGAGACACTGGAGGCCTATTTGGCTGAGGTTCCGGAAAGCACCTGCCTGGTATTCTATCAGCGGGGCAGCCTGGACAAGCGCAAAAAGCTGTCACAGCTTCTGATCAAGCAGGGTCAGGAGGTTCTCTTCTCGCCCATGGAGGATCGGGAGCTTGTGGATTATCTGTCCCGCTACGCGAGGATGAAGGGGAAGAACCTGAATTTTGAGGCGGCTCAGCTGCTCATACTCTACGCCGGGCGGGAACTGCAGGACTTGATTCATGAGATCGACAAGCTGTCCGTTTACGCGGACGGTGAAGCCATCGGGGAGACGGATATCAAGGCGCTGGTGCAGCCCTCCCTTGAATACAACATCTTTCAGATGACCGACCATCTCTGCCGGCGGGAACTGGGCGAGGCGCTGGTCATTCTGCGGGGGCTGCTGGGCCAGGGGCAGAGCGGCATCGGCGTGCTTGCCATGATCTACCGCCAGATGCGGAATCTCTATCGGGCCAAAACGCTGGAGAAGGGCGCGAATCTCGCTTCCGTGCTCAAGCTTCCGCCCTTTGTAGCAAGAAAGATCGCCCAGCAGGCCGGCCGCTTCAAGGAGCCGGAGCTCGCCGCCGCTCTGCGGGCCTGCCGGGAGATGGACGAAGCCATCAAAACCGGCGTTCTCAAAGAGGATTCCGCGCTGGAGCTGCTTCTTCAGCGGATTGCCGGATTTTAGCATCAAAAAAAGCACCCTTCGAGGTGCTTTTTTGCATTCCACCTTATTCGGCCTTGGCGGCGTCCAGATGACGGGCCAGATAAGCCTTCTTGTGATTGGCGGTGTTGCGGTGCAGGATACCCTTGGTGACTGCTTTATCGACAGCGCTGGTCGCTTCGACAAACAACGTCTCGGCCTCGCCCACGTTCTTATCGGCGCAGGCACTATCGAACTTCTTCAAAGTCGTCTTCAAGGAGGACTTCAAAACCCGATTGCGCATGTTCTTCTTTTCCGTGACCTTAACCCTTTTCATAGCGGATTTGATTTGTGGCATTCGATTCACCTCCTTGATGAAATTTCAACGGATTTCATTTTATCATGGTTGCCCCAAGATTGCAACATAAAACGGAAAAATATCGGAAAAGCCTGGGACTGCATACTTTGAGCGGCGGAAAGCCATGCTATGGGAAAAGCATGAAAGCAGGTGTTTCCCATGAATATTCGTACCGATCTGGCCATGGAAGCCAGGGAAATATTGCAAAAGAAGGATCCGGAGAGCGTTTCAGGCGTTTCCGAGAGCCATGAAACGCTGGCAAAGGGCGAGCTGACCGTGACTCGGGTCCGGATCGAAACAGAGGAAGGGGCCCGGAAAATGGGAAAGGCCGTGGGCACCTATGTGACCTTGGAATTCCCGGCGGTCCCCGAACGGAGCATGGAACTGGAGGACGAGATTGCAAATCAGCTGGCCAAGGAACTGAAAGCGCTGCTGCCTGAGATGACGGCGGAGACCACGGCGCTGGTGGTGGGCCTTGGCAACTGGAACATGACGCCCGACGCCCTGGGTCCTCGAGTGGTGGATCAGATGCTGGTTACCCGGCACATGCTGATGGCCATGCCGGACGCCATCGACGAGCGGATCCGCAGCGTCAGCGCCATTGCGCCGGGCGTTTTAGGGCTCACCGGCCTTGAAACCTTTGAGGTCATAAGCTCCCTGGTGGAGCGGATCGCCCCGGACGTTCTGGTGGTGATCGACTCCCTGGCCGCCCGCAAGGCGTCCCGCATCGGCACCACCATCCAGATCTCCGACACGGGCATTCAGCCGGGCAGCGGCGTGGGCAACCGGCGCCGGGAGATCTCCCAAAAGACGCTGGGCATCCCCGTCATCGCCCTTGGCGTACCCATGGTGGTCTATGCGTCCACCATCGCGCAGGACGCCATTGAGATGGCGCTGTCCGGCGGCAAGCGGAGCCTCAATTCGCTGGAGGAAAAGCTCCTTGAAAATGTGCAGCAGCAGGTCCTCTCCGGTACGTTTCCCCAGATGGTGGTCACCCCAAAGGAGGTGGACGAGCTCATTGAGGAGGCGTCGAAAAGTCTGTCCGAAGGGCTCAACATGGCCTTTCATGACGGTCTCAGCCTGGAGGAGGTCCGTTCCTACGGCGTTTAAGGATTGTCCTTTGGATACCCTTTGAGACATACTTCGTCCCTTCCCTGAATAGATATCAGAGGAAGGACGGTGTTATACAAATGCGAATTCGGGTGGTCAAAGCGGTCAACCTCATCTATGGGGTGGCCTTTATTCTCATTGTGGTGGCACTGGTGGGCCTCGGCGCCCGGCTTCTCGCGGGGGACAGCGCGGCGGCCAATCTGGACGAACCTGTTCAAATGGCGGCGGACGCTGGGCAAACGCCCGCCGTGTCCCGGGGCGGCGCCCGCACGGAGAGCGGCGTGGTCCAGTGGCTGGGCGAGGCGGTCTTCGGCGTGGATCTGGACGATCCGAAGAGCCTCATCACCTATCCCATTCCCAGCCTCAGCGGCGGAGAGGGGGAGGATACGGCGCAGGAGGCGTCGGCCAACATTACCACCGGGGATGCGTACGGCCATGAGAACGAAAACAGCGGGGCCGCCGCGGAGGTTCCGGAGGCCATTCAGGTGGAGGTTGAAAACCTGACGGATAATCTGGCGCCCATCGCCAGCCAGGGCGACGGTCCGCAGATTCTCATCTATCACACCCATAACTTCGAGGCCTACGCTCAGGACGCCGCCAATCCCTATGAGGAGACGGAGGCCTGGCGGACCAAGGACAACAACTTCAATGTGGCCCGGGTGGGCGCGGAGCTGACCCATCTTCTCAATAACCAGTACGGCATTCCCACGATCCATGACACCACCCTGCATGAGCCGCCCAAGCTGGGCACGGCTTACAACCGCTCCCTGACCACCATGGAGTCCCAGCTTTCGGCCAATCCTGAACTCAAGATGATCATCGATCTCCATCGGGACGCATATATCGAGGGCAGCAAGGAAGCCAATACCGTGACCATTGACGGCAAGCAGGTGGCCCGGGTGATGGTGGTCATCGGTACAGGTCAGGGCAAGGCCGGCGGTTTTGAGGAGCGGCCCAACTGGCAGGAAAACTACAAGCTGGGGCTCAAAGTGACCAACAACCTCAACGATATCGCGCCGGGCATCGCCAAGGAAGTGGATGTTAAGACGGGCCGGTTCAATCAGCATCTGTCCACCGGCTGTATCCTTATTGAGGTGGGCAACAATGCCAACACCCTGGAGGAGGTTTTGAACGCCGTTCCCTACATCGCGAAGGCCATCAGCCTCAGCTTTGAGAATTGACAAGACTACAATTCGTGGTACCATAATAAGGAGCAAACCCTTAGGAGGTAGCCATGGATCAAAGGAATTTGCCCATCGGCGTGATGGATTCGGGCAGCGGCGGCATCAGCGTCCTTCGGGAGGCGGTAAAGGTTCTGCCCAGGGAGTCCTTTATCTATTATGGAGATCATGGAAACGCACCCTACGGCGTGAAGGAGCCCGAGGAGATTCGGGCCCTCACCTGGAAGGTCGTTTCCTTTTTGCGTGAGCGGGGAATCAAGGCGCTGCTGGTGG is a genomic window containing:
- the holA gene encoding DNA polymerase III subunit delta, producing MNYQGFFDQIRKDIVGSLYVFHGEEEYIKERALEKLVNALTDPATRTVNYDVLEEEKDGGRIRAAAETLPFMAERRLVVVKDSPLLHEGRDETLEAYLAEVPESTCLVFYQRGSLDKRKKLSQLLIKQGQEVLFSPMEDRELVDYLSRYARMKGKNLNFEAAQLLILYAGRELQDLIHEIDKLSVYADGEAIGETDIKALVQPSLEYNIFQMTDHLCRRELGEALVILRGLLGQGQSGIGVLAMIYRQMRNLYRAKTLEKGANLASVLKLPPFVARKIAQQAGRFKEPELAAALRACREMDEAIKTGVLKEDSALELLLQRIAGF
- a CDS encoding sensor histidine kinase, encoding MRINRFISSLRWKTILAFVVLIAVGLFLLEASVIQLIENFLVEQRIKEQQLIAEDLAVDLAPYLEKADAVSLYNAAVDYGKNEGGRMLILNAQGVVQVDGFSQLNGQRLNQQAVEEVISGQSYSAYGFQKNSTKPEQGSSLLTRSGTVTSWTMYYTTAIIYNGQRLGALVLSVSIQDVVDQIDRIYDRMMLYGVIITLAVVVVSIFITGWITNPIKQLTQRIREMAQGNYHQRMKVTGHNEISHLSESFNQMSERIETMEKLRNEFVSSASHELKTPLASMKILVESIIHQGITDPEMVKEFLGDVDLEIDRLNNIINDLLTLVQVDKQSLVLHKSAFPMQELIIRTMKVLNPIAEQKKIQLAFDIREGVYVDGDMAKLQQVLMNLVDNALKYTPEGGQVVVTLLRKDNYARILVADTGIGIPEADLPHIFERFYRVDKARSRSTGGTGLGLAIVRQIVEMHDGTITVSSKEGEGSLITVDLPSVEPPEKLQQEEVQP
- a CDS encoding GerMN domain-containing protein codes for the protein MRRMIAGALGVLMLALALAGCADSRENIDQTGNVPAPSAQAHVFGSSENWLSRSVSLYFYNQDRTNLVSVVREVQYSESKSLAEAAVEWLLGGPEYQPEIQPSPSATAAADQGVVDSGFLAVVPEDVKLLGIEQSENVVLVNLNSAFKNLSPKEQFAARLAITNTLTVSSEEIQWVGIFVEGVLYEGDAVEPMGLMSKTNRTLEEAWREHSMEVEEQQEMLSTERTYTRQVTLPLFFKDINGAYLLIEPRSVQLTNNRVENVKIVISELRKGPIDPTRMTSVLPSQLTLLGAPTFGEGENVTQVTLNFSSHFNTVVQGTSSSDALVLGSVVESLCACFPDLNAIAIQVEGKPIASIPEKNFTEGLMEKTDFSGLVGDTVLLYFAHPSMNSLVPVTRAMSQTGMRYMIQRLEQIMLGPLQGESAEATPIFQEGETEAIFESVTVEGDLALVNLSDSFYEECQSLSEVQERMLVYSIVNTLTEMPTIRRVQFFRAGQSIDKLSGYLYMTTPFMRNPGIIKEGS
- a CDS encoding GerMN domain-containing protein, translated to MKGRWVRLTAAMVVLTLMMSGCSLFSGSLIQEEVPGPSESPAADIAPDVGESQKEVQGATLYFRFLDEPYLTAETRKIQVAANERTEAGIVKELIRGPSQVELRSLFNGDTKVVSVSESNGYLFVTLSREFLDPADALGDLPDNWAEDPKTVEQVNEYKRLAIYSIINSLTELGNFSGVQILIDVENTGKGERVRRSLLGFQDGTNDDQLMEPMYRQNDVILTPRTTMSIALDCFSKKSWDRLYKYVASKDEQGVSRPTLEEVTNNLSVQDPTLESYTVVHESVSLDGQTAVVCVNVKIRYSDGIIAEKQNVPLRMRRENQIWKINYSALSSVLSKQP
- a CDS encoding DNA internalization-related competence protein ComEC/Rec2 encodes the protein MRFFNNRPFVAPALIFAAGVGLGACLKWPVLAILGAAAAFFALALLFRKWEVPFRACLLLFFLAAGLFCCRTAFLPFELERSYLDGSVREFSGIVSELPVENDDGSVRLILKDVRVRVKGEWLSDPKRCALTLYGRDDGPVSLSPVYGQTLRGWARLNPIEEPTNPGAYNYKNYWAYKNVASTGWTTDTLVMLGSTDSGLDSYGWILGLKEKLGRSIEGYLGKSDGAALLTSVLLGDRSDLPDEVSENFQIMGVSHLLAISGLHVGILAMALTAFLRRLKLNYKWRFPIIVIFLSVYSLMTGLSPSIVRASLMMVFYLAGEALGQRADRITGLALSMLVILIISPLSLFQAGFQLSYAAVAGILLLSQRFTEGPLRRLPRSLREITAVNLSAQLATLPLMAWYFGRISILSFFVNLIIVPIFGVFIVVGLVATLLGLITPYLAVPFGWFLHFGFEGIIGLTRLTASVPYTTLILARPSVLTSVGFGAFILFVSAPFFVRPGSRKILLTLCCVVMAAGLIVQTAEHSQPRIVFLDVGQGDSIFVKTEEGAYLIDGGGDLEETWDPGRSVILPFLRQEGALHLKGMVVSHPDADHVGGLLTVLQNTKVDAIYCSEGLEGLGDVPFRRLLEEAERRDIPVLEVGAGDELGPFKVLGPAADMEGGANDLSMVLALELDGLRFLTAGDLEAEGEEKLQNVIGEADLIKVSHHGSATSTTEGWLDAAKPEAAVISVGRNNLYRHPNSDVLERLTDHDIEIFRTDLDGAVIVHKENELWKMTGYASGRAFNMAR
- the spoIIP gene encoding stage II sporulation protein P, which translates into the protein MRIRVVKAVNLIYGVAFILIVVALVGLGARLLAGDSAAANLDEPVQMAADAGQTPAVSRGGARTESGVVQWLGEAVFGVDLDDPKSLITYPIPSLSGGEGEDTAQEASANITTGDAYGHENENSGAAAEVPEAIQVEVENLTDNLAPIASQGDGPQILIYHTHNFEAYAQDAANPYEETEAWRTKDNNFNVARVGAELTHLLNNQYGIPTIHDTTLHEPPKLGTAYNRSLTTMESQLSANPELKMIIDLHRDAYIEGSKEANTVTIDGKQVARVMVVIGTGQGKAGGFEERPNWQENYKLGLKVTNNLNDIAPGIAKEVDVKTGRFNQHLSTGCILIEVGNNANTLEEVLNAVPYIAKAISLSFEN
- the rpsT gene encoding 30S ribosomal protein S20; this translates as MPQIKSAMKRVKVTEKKNMRNRVLKSSLKTTLKKFDSACADKNVGEAETLFVEATSAVDKAVTKGILHRNTANHKKAYLARHLDAAKAE
- the gpr gene encoding GPR endopeptidase, which translates into the protein MNIRTDLAMEAREILQKKDPESVSGVSESHETLAKGELTVTRVRIETEEGARKMGKAVGTYVTLEFPAVPERSMELEDEIANQLAKELKALLPEMTAETTALVVGLGNWNMTPDALGPRVVDQMLVTRHMLMAMPDAIDERIRSVSAIAPGVLGLTGLETFEVISSLVERIAPDVLVVIDSLAARKASRIGTTIQISDTGIQPGSGVGNRRREISQKTLGIPVIALGVPMVVYASTIAQDAIEMALSGGKRSLNSLEEKLLENVQQQVLSGTFPQMVVTPKEVDELIEEASKSLSEGLNMAFHDGLSLEEVRSYGV
- a CDS encoding MBL fold metallo-hydrolase; amino-acid sequence: MRFTVLGKYGPYPPEDGATSGYLLECADLKILLDCGSGTAARLQRLTALEELDAVVISHLHQDHISDLGVLNYAMQMLTKKGLRQGKLPVYLPGAPADVLAMIEGFDHMRVGVYANRLDFTGLSLTFHPVRHPVPCYAMLLHGEGRTLFYSGDTAYFEGLMELVQGANCALMDACFLGEHPEGPHLSAHQAAMVARQAGIEQLYLTHMPPYADEAAYRREAGEVFPGAQVVREMESYTV